A window of Argopecten irradians isolate NY chromosome 14, Ai_NY, whole genome shotgun sequence contains these coding sequences:
- the LOC138308203 gene encoding uncharacterized protein isoform X3, translating to MSTRQQFLLDSDDISSHEFRIDDKPGRTYRIVQRYTLKTVSIVFLTLLVIIETSIIVCWSLSASKTSTRQDNASDQVPNRDLDSLCFPCNAIGKNISSSDMGHIIRFDKETNLCCMEDVGNLKNFFLLIINEYYRNVEANSSESSLDRKDETATNSTESEDSDEVQVGAVAGHVGGSNSKHLKLKAPYISEPGNKVKDFWTKREAAAHMFLDNALLRNTNNTGGLKRCSEADPNSEKTNSCLLKQTVWLCRHAVDKLKDHLMKMRWSCTSYRRYNDCHDVLTQLPTKQTYRNGDWTTLCRVIKRS from the exons ATGAGTACCAGGCAACAGTTTTTGCTCGATTCTGATGACATTAGTTCGCACGAATTTAGAATTGACGATAAACCCGGGCGGACCTATCGCATCGTACAGAGATACACACTTAAAACAGTATCAATCGTATTTCTGACCCTTCTGGTGATAATAGAAACATCTATTATCGTCTGCTGGTCACTGTCTGCCTCTAAAACGAGCACCAGACAGGACAATGCTAGTGACCAAGTGCCTAACCGAGATTTAGATTCACTGTGTTTTCCGTGCAATGCAATAGGAAAGAATATTTCAAGCAGTGACATGGGACATATCATAAGATTCGACAAAGAAACAAATTTGTGTTGCATGGAAGATGTTGGGAATCTGAAAAACTTCTTTCTTTTG ATCATCAACGAATATTATAGGAATGTTGAAGCGAACTCATCAGAATCTTCACTCGATCGTAAAGATGAAACAGCAACAAATTCTACTGAATCAGAGGATTCCGACGAAG TTCAAGTCGGAGCTGTAGCTGGACATGTTGGGGGATCAAACTCTAAACACCTAAAGTTGAAAGCGCCATATATATCAGAACCGGGCAATAAAGTAAAGGACTTTTGGACAAAGAGGGAAGCCGCCGCACATATGTTTCTTGACAATGCACTTCTGAGAAATACCAATAATACCG GTGGCTTGAAAAGATGTTCTGAAGCTGACCCAAACTCCGAGAAGACAAACTCGTGTTTGTTAAAGCAAACAGTTTGGCTCTGTCGACATGCCGTAGATAAGCTGAAGGATCACCTTATGAAGATGCGATGGTCCTGTACTTCATATCGCCGGTATAACGACTGCCATGATGTATTAACCCAGTTACCAACCAAACAGACATACAGAAATGGAG ATTGGACAACTTTGTGCAGAGTTATCAAGCGAAGCTGA
- the LOC138308203 gene encoding uncharacterized protein isoform X4: MSTRQQFLLDSDDISSHEFRIDDKPGRTYRIVQRYTLKTVSIVFLTLLVIIETSIIVCWSLSASKTSTRQDNASDQVPNRDLDSLCFPCNAIGKNISSSDMGHIIRFDKETNLCCMEDVGNLKNFFLLIINEYYRNVEANSSESSLDRKDETATNSTESEDSDEVQVGAVAGHVGGSNSKHLKLKAPYISEPGNKVKDFWTKREAAAHMFLDNALLRNTNNTVGR; the protein is encoded by the exons ATGAGTACCAGGCAACAGTTTTTGCTCGATTCTGATGACATTAGTTCGCACGAATTTAGAATTGACGATAAACCCGGGCGGACCTATCGCATCGTACAGAGATACACACTTAAAACAGTATCAATCGTATTTCTGACCCTTCTGGTGATAATAGAAACATCTATTATCGTCTGCTGGTCACTGTCTGCCTCTAAAACGAGCACCAGACAGGACAATGCTAGTGACCAAGTGCCTAACCGAGATTTAGATTCACTGTGTTTTCCGTGCAATGCAATAGGAAAGAATATTTCAAGCAGTGACATGGGACATATCATAAGATTCGACAAAGAAACAAATTTGTGTTGCATGGAAGATGTTGGGAATCTGAAAAACTTCTTTCTTTTG ATCATCAACGAATATTATAGGAATGTTGAAGCGAACTCATCAGAATCTTCACTCGATCGTAAAGATGAAACAGCAACAAATTCTACTGAATCAGAGGATTCCGACGAAG TTCAAGTCGGAGCTGTAGCTGGACATGTTGGGGGATCAAACTCTAAACACCTAAAGTTGAAAGCGCCATATATATCAGAACCGGGCAATAAAGTAAAGGACTTTTGGACAAAGAGGGAAGCCGCCGCACATATGTTTCTTGACAATGCACTTCTGAGAAATACCAATAATACCG TGGGTCGATGA
- the LOC138308203 gene encoding uncharacterized protein isoform X2: MSTRQQFLLDSDDISSHEFRIDDKPGRTYRIVQRYTLKTVSIVFLTLLVIIETSIIVCWSLSASKTSTRQDNASDQVPNRDLDSLCFPCNAIGKNISSSDMGHIIRFDKETNLCCMEDVGNLKNFFLLIINEYYRNVEANSSESSLDRKDETATNSTESEDSDEVQVGAVAGHVGGSNSKHLKLKAPYISEPGNKVKDFWTKREAAAHMFLDNALLRNTNNTGGLKRCSEADPNSEKTNSCLLKQTVWLCRHAVDKLKDHLMKMRWSCTSYRRYNDCHDVLTQLPTKQTYRNGGKCIINRLDNFVQSYQAKLNLYQIENAN; encoded by the exons ATGAGTACCAGGCAACAGTTTTTGCTCGATTCTGATGACATTAGTTCGCACGAATTTAGAATTGACGATAAACCCGGGCGGACCTATCGCATCGTACAGAGATACACACTTAAAACAGTATCAATCGTATTTCTGACCCTTCTGGTGATAATAGAAACATCTATTATCGTCTGCTGGTCACTGTCTGCCTCTAAAACGAGCACCAGACAGGACAATGCTAGTGACCAAGTGCCTAACCGAGATTTAGATTCACTGTGTTTTCCGTGCAATGCAATAGGAAAGAATATTTCAAGCAGTGACATGGGACATATCATAAGATTCGACAAAGAAACAAATTTGTGTTGCATGGAAGATGTTGGGAATCTGAAAAACTTCTTTCTTTTG ATCATCAACGAATATTATAGGAATGTTGAAGCGAACTCATCAGAATCTTCACTCGATCGTAAAGATGAAACAGCAACAAATTCTACTGAATCAGAGGATTCCGACGAAG TTCAAGTCGGAGCTGTAGCTGGACATGTTGGGGGATCAAACTCTAAACACCTAAAGTTGAAAGCGCCATATATATCAGAACCGGGCAATAAAGTAAAGGACTTTTGGACAAAGAGGGAAGCCGCCGCACATATGTTTCTTGACAATGCACTTCTGAGAAATACCAATAATACCG GTGGCTTGAAAAGATGTTCTGAAGCTGACCCAAACTCCGAGAAGACAAACTCGTGTTTGTTAAAGCAAACAGTTTGGCTCTGTCGACATGCCGTAGATAAGCTGAAGGATCACCTTATGAAGATGCGATGGTCCTGTACTTCATATCGCCGGTATAACGACTGCCATGATGTATTAACCCAGTTACCAACCAAACAGACATACAGAAATGGAGGTAAATGTATCATTAACAG ATTGGACAACTTTGTGCAGAGTTATCAAGCGAAGCTGAACTTATACCAAATAgaaaatgcaaattaa
- the LOC138308203 gene encoding uncharacterized protein isoform X1 — translation MSTRQQFLLDSDDISSHEFRIDDKPGRTYRIVQRYTLKTVSIVFLTLLVIIETSIIVCWSLSASKTSTRQDNASDQVPNRDLDSLCFPCNAIGKNISSSDMGHIIRFDKETNLCCMEDVGNLKNFFLLIINEYYRNVEANSSESSLDRKDETATNSTESEDSDEVQVGAVAGHVGGSNSKHLKLKAPYISEPGNKVKDFWTKREAAAHMFLDNALLRNTNNTAQRLPWDGRDYHNLSMTSDFLTYDPDKRSIQVKAMGLYFVYSSVTLQAPTNDHNAQVYHMLLREHYLLPVTGSTIMMMNKYGGGELSTGFYSSFLCGSFRLRGGDELFVKVSNSSFLYNAYYSNYLGLYRLSV, via the exons ATGAGTACCAGGCAACAGTTTTTGCTCGATTCTGATGACATTAGTTCGCACGAATTTAGAATTGACGATAAACCCGGGCGGACCTATCGCATCGTACAGAGATACACACTTAAAACAGTATCAATCGTATTTCTGACCCTTCTGGTGATAATAGAAACATCTATTATCGTCTGCTGGTCACTGTCTGCCTCTAAAACGAGCACCAGACAGGACAATGCTAGTGACCAAGTGCCTAACCGAGATTTAGATTCACTGTGTTTTCCGTGCAATGCAATAGGAAAGAATATTTCAAGCAGTGACATGGGACATATCATAAGATTCGACAAAGAAACAAATTTGTGTTGCATGGAAGATGTTGGGAATCTGAAAAACTTCTTTCTTTTG ATCATCAACGAATATTATAGGAATGTTGAAGCGAACTCATCAGAATCTTCACTCGATCGTAAAGATGAAACAGCAACAAATTCTACTGAATCAGAGGATTCCGACGAAG TTCAAGTCGGAGCTGTAGCTGGACATGTTGGGGGATCAAACTCTAAACACCTAAAGTTGAAAGCGCCATATATATCAGAACCGGGCAATAAAGTAAAGGACTTTTGGACAAAGAGGGAAGCCGCCGCACATATGTTTCTTGACAATGCACTTCTGAGAAATACCAATAATACCG CACAAAGGCTGCCATGGGATGGAAGGGACTACCACAACCTGTCGATGACCAGTGACTTTTTGACCTATGACCCTGACAAAAGAAGCATCCAAGTCAAGGCTATGGGACTGTACTTTGTCTACTCGTCCGTCACATTACAGGCCCCGACAAACGATCACAATGCGCAGGTATACCATATGCTATTACGGGAACATTACCTGTTGCCAGTGACCGGATCAACCATCATGATGATGAACAAATACGGCGGAGGAGAGCTGTCGACAGGTTTTTATTCCAGCTTCCTGTGCGGGAGCTTTAGATTACGAGGAGGCGACGAACTCTTTGTAAAAGTGTCCAATTCCTCCTTCTTGTACAATGCCTACTATTCGAACTATCTCGGTTTGTATAGGCTTTCGGTATAG